The genomic segment gctgaaaagacggaccacagtttgattgctcgattacttggcgatgggtattcgttatcaagagatatctaaaattgtgataagtaattctttttcaatctgaacTGTAAAgaagaatcacaattttaatcaagccttttctttttcattgggttcataatattaatccctctgcagttaaTCGCAGCCTCAAACGGaatgaatttgcattacaatgacaaagtcgtcgataacttggcgacaagctcaaaatcctactgtgtctggaaaagatctctgcggctCATGCTTTTTTTGCGTGTATCGCGTGACCACCTgtggggtcgcaacaagttcatatcttactggattaatatactgttcttgactgttttctagtTTAAACAAGGAGATATCCATTACGTTTCATATgaatggtcatattaatcaggaaaagcacgcagaacagaaaaggcacgcgtgccgatttttaggcttcttaattttgcaagatttgatggagcgcattcgcgatgaatcggagctggaaaagcgaaaagtgtgagtgatcggcgccaagatgtcgcgtaaTACGGCGCCaacatgtcgcgaaagacgtcgtaATATGACGGCAGAAGAGAACTGCGTAATGAGCCAACGCAACTTTGTctacggtaaagcgattgaaacggcataaaaacaacaagacaacaaaatttcttgcggaccggcaaaaaagcttcgcggaccgacaccggtccgcggaccggcggttgggaaccactgctttagttAATACATGCAATACGATCGTGCATGGTAAAAAGTATAAGTCTGCCTACAAAAAGATTGGCACAAAAATAGTTGCCTCTACAACGAAGAATTTCCCCATTTTATTTCCGATAGTATACCCGGGAATATTTTTCGGTTCATTgaagatttgaaaataataggCCTAAGCTTACCTATAGCGACGTTAAATCTAATATTCCAGAAAAAATGCAAACAGCTATCCCGGGAAGTATATACATTTATTCTGCACCTAAATTTATGCCTGTTCAATCTAGATAAGAGGCTTAAATATCTATCTATCTTCAATCTAGACATCgcttgaaaaatattacaaaatgctATCTTGTTACTGAACATATATTTATACCTTAGAATAGTTCCCAGAATACAGAGCGTCGGATCTTTCATTATCAATGGTATCACTGAATTCAGAAATATTCATGTCGTCTATTTGTAAGCCGTGCATCAAATCCAGCACTAAGTGGCATTACCATCCAAAAATTTGTCACTAAAAGATCGAATGCTCTGAGGAATCGTGTTGATAATCATCATTCGTCACAATCAATCAGTGTTTTTATTCAAGATATTCGTCAATACACGAACCGTAGCTGTCTGAATGTTATTAACCAAGTATTTTACAACATACAGGTATTCTGAAAAAAGGCCTCACAAAGAGAAAAACCTTAACCGTCAAAATATAAATCTAAAATTTGTAGATATTGTAAATCGAACGCTATGCGATTTACGGGTTATAAAGTTATAAAGAAACGTAACATAAACGTCAACTCTTCAGTATGATTTATATTGAAACAATCACACGAGAATACAGTGTCATCACTGTGTgatgttataaaatatattgcagaataaccgtcaaaaataGTTATCACGCATCTGGAAACATAACAACTGGTAAATAGGATATCACTTTTATCATCTAAACAAGCGCAAACAAAATGTTAATGCATCTAGGCCCTTGAATTTATACATTGCCATAAGTATCTTGTCGTCTAGCTCTAGCTGAACACAATCAACTCATCAAAGCCTCATTAACAATAAACAATGCCAAACTGCACTGGTCTCGTCCACGACGCTCAATTTATGTCGCTCAAGGTATCGCGTCGGAAACTTGAGCTTCTCTCAGACGTCATCCAATGTTTGTTATGGTGAAATAGCGACACCTAGGAACGTAGATTGTTTGTTCGAAAAAACTACGAACGagttagaacagtggttctcaaccttttactgaccgcaTACCACTTTACTATTTTTTTACTCTGGTCGCGTAACACTGGAAAAGACATTTTTTGGCGCGGCGAACACTGGCACAAGACACGCGCTATaagagtattttataatgtggctctACATCCTCAGTGACCTAATTCGCAAGACGGACGAAAACGTACCCATCTCGATTCGTTCGTGGACAATAGCAGGCGAGGGCGATCTCCAAGGACTGGACTGGCCCATAAGACGTTTCTCCGACACCCgacccagaaaaattcttcatatactttactattgcaaattttttttacttattttgagagtgttttgatgTGTTGGCGCTTGTAAgctggtttacgtgtttgaaaccctcatttttattaaaattaatcaaccatgTGCCGCTTACAGGCACTGATAGCTTAGTTTAGATtagtctatcgcagcatttgcgagactCATTTTTTATTACAGCAACTAAATACTAAATTACTGCTCctttgaagacataatgacaactaagatatttaattcacaactAATTTCTTGAAAcgcaactgaaaactgacaaataacacgcaaaactacaaaaacgagacAATGTTTACTGATTGTTGCtggttacggaaataaacaaggaaattgatgcccggggaaacattcataaaggccgttcagcgaatacaatcagtatggaagataaagcgttgtcgTCATATTCtggccaactcaaaagttaattgttgcaataattcaaagctcgCATACCACTTGATCAACttccgcgtaccactagtggtacgcgtaccacatgttgaaaaccactgagtTAGAAGGACGATAAATATTGTAGTAATTAACTTATTGGACATGGAGTGTATACATGTGGgtcagttttctaaattcttgTCGTACACTGTGGACCTACAGATCAGGTTGCTACCTTCTTCTTGttgtaattcatttttttgatgtTAAGGTATAATTGTTGTTAAGTTTTTCTGAACAGCTAATGGCCAATTGATTTCAGATTTTCAGTACCTAAAACAGGAAGAACTCGCTAGAACGCTATTacgtaattttattttctaaaattttcctatgGTATCCAATATCTCACCCCAAAATTTTTCTGTTAATTTTAATTGAAGGAGAACACTCTTTATTCCGTTCTGCACGGCAGCATCCGTACAGATTATCCGCCGAGCTTTTCAGCAAACTCGATGCTCTCTCCCCCGGTTTGACGTCGTATTTGACCATATTACACTTTTGCCATGGCTTGTTGACAACATTTACAAGAGTACGAATTTCTTAACAGAAGACCTCAGTGTACTTGTTAACCTTGAAACCCATATCTCAGCTCTTCCTACTTACTCTAGTTCTCACTATGCATCAAAACTAATGTATCTATAGCGTTAGGATTTTATCTGAATATAATAATACAATGAAATATTGAAGACTTTGctgaaattatatttcacaTGACTCATGCCAGTttttaaacattgaaaaaaatcagaaaagcagcataaaataaatctaatttaTTTTCCAGGTATACAAATCGATTAGcataaaaaatcacaaaaaaatgttcaaaaatcaCACAAAAGAAATTTAAATAGCGCGAAACCAAAGCAAAAACGTTTATAGCTGGGATGGGAAGACTGATACATCTGCTGTGGCTACAATCCACAAGGTATTATATTGCTTATATAcgataaattattcaaaactcaaaatatcATTCATATGATGTATTCTATTTATCCACATGCACATCCCAATACTGCAGAATGTATTagttgcaataaaaaatatttcatataactTAGAAAAAGCGACATTCATAAAAGTTTTTTGTGGTAAATGTAAACAACTAATATTTGACAACCCTGCTAATACATTGATCATTTTGAGTATATAGTTGTGCACAATTTTCCTTGAAAGTACGATTGTGCTGAATGTCGAAGTATTTGTGTTTGTTTGAAGTGGAAAATTGTTCTTTGTCCTatattaataaaagaaaaaagaaacgTATATAAAATCGGATGAAATGTTAGGAATAGTTCGTGAAGTGAAGACACTACTCTTGggagaattttcaaatttagccAAAGAGATTTCAAGAGCTGTGGTTGGGAATTTTTGATGCGATTTAAATTCAACCACgaccacaaatttttatttgaaaaaaaaaagaagtaaGCCTATATTTAAAACAGTCCGCTAAATGGCATAGCGTCAAACAGTTATCTGCTTTTCGAAAATtgcaattaaaaataattttttgaaaaattattcaattcaaaagaaattCTAAAATGCTCTTCTCGACTTAAAACTTTgcttcagctttttcattcattaacaaaaaatttaatatgtgATTGATGAAATTAAGATATTGGTATGGCCTTCGGCGTCGTTCACTCGTAATTCATTCAGACGGTTGCACTAATTATTGTTCTTATGCAGGGGCATAGCCAGAGGGGTcctgaaatttgtttttgtcaaGTTAGATCGTACCAGCTAGACGGTCCGACCGGTGGCCGGAAAACTCGGGTTCCAAGAGCCTTGGGAGTCTTAAAGCGTTTTAAGCTACGCACCagtgctatgtatgatacagaaaattgcccttttttacatttcaaaagagggAGTTTCGACCCTCAGCGCCTTAGCGCAGCAGTgaattgaattcaatatttttataaaaaaaaaatatataaataataaacttACACTTTTTGAAATCAGCTGTAgtgcaaaattattttaagaAGTCAACAAAACGCTTCAAATTGCTTTCACGTAGTAGCCAATATAACTGTTAATAAATGATATCAATTTAAAACGAAGTTTGGTTTTACGAATGAAGCATTTACAAGATACAGTATTTACATCAATTATGataacaataatttttattcatataaGCTGTCATAAATGATTTCTTTTTCGTCCAAGTTGAAATGAATGGTAATGAAGAGTAATGAACTAGTAATAGCGAGCATCGTTATTGCTTGATTACACACGTCTGGGtgcatgataaaaatataaccAAATGACAGCAAAATTCGGTTTTAGACTCACGTAGTTTAACACATAATGTTTCACTAAGGTATTTAAAGAGATATTGTGTAGTTGTTGTCATTCGAAATAGAATCTCAGATAAATGTAACCGCTCTTTGGTGTGTGTTTATGATTTCTAAGTGTTTAGAACTTGCACAAATTTTGTTCACTTCTCCTTTTTTAGGTCTTTGCCATAGCACAAAGTAGCCGTGCACCATGATACCGTGCACCATAATTTTGAAACAACCATTCAGAATGAAACTCCTTATATGTATTGCTAATCGCAAACTATACATTCAAAACAACTGAATCCGTTATGCAGAGAGATGTTTTCTTTTATATTTCTCCTATAAGATAATGCATGCATACCATATGCACCGGAATATATAGGATCATGAGACAGAAATGCAATTCAAATTCCACGGATTCTTACCCAAGGATTCACTATCAGGTTAACATTAGTCAGTTGAATTGCAATAATGTCTTGACTGTAGTTTGTATCAACTTTCACTTGATTCTTTAAAATTCTGATCTGGAAAACGGAGATCTTTAAAATAGCTGGTTCACGTTATTGTTGTGGTAAAAAAATCTCATTTCTCCTAAACTCATCAACTTTTTAATTATGCGATTCTTTGTCAGTGTAAACTCGTATTTTTCGTTCTATTTATTTGGAACAGCgatggaaaattaaaataacaaagtAACGAAGATCTGGGATGGTGTTTAAATATGTGCACTTACTCTCTTGCTGTATTAACATTTTCAGTAAATTCAGTAAGCAGCTGATTGCCAGCGGATTGGAACATAAGTTGTTAGTCTGTCTGACCACAGCATCCGTACCTTATATGTTGTCCCAACTGCTCACAGTTTTGAATCACGACTGTTATGTGATATTTAATTGTTAAATGTGTCCTGGTAGCACATGTCAACGTATATGTTTTAACACCTTGCATTTTATTCTATAAATAAGTTTTTCTTACCAGTAGAGGTAACCAGCATGAAAAACATGAAATCGTAACTAATAATATTTGTACAAATTTCTGAACTTCTGTCATTCTCCATCCTTGCTCACAATAATTTGATACCATTCTAAAATTCAAGGAAGAATAATAATGGAAGTCAAGGCCATTCAAATTGCgattttgttgttatttatcatttatttcgaTTTCTAACGCCATCAATCGAATACATCTAGTTTAGGATATTACCTATTAGAGATCAgagtaacaaaataattttatttattttcttttaattaaagtttCAAATCATGTTGGATATTGTTGGAAAAGGCATAAAatggataattttttaatctctaacaaaatttgaagcattGTGGTCAATTGATATTTATTCCGAATCATTTATCGGAAAATAATGTATATACTATTTGTTCCTGTATCACTTTTAAACAGAAATATAAGAAAGTGTTATGAGAGAAGTATACATAccgaatttttttctttaaatttcttGAAATTTCGATAAGAGATAACACATTACATACAAGTGTTACAGATACCAGGATTAACCCCAATATTACAAAGAATATAAGATATACCTGAAACAATAGCATGCAATTGAATAACacttaaacgagaatatcggtcagagactgaagacttatcgatcgaaagttaggggatcccccaaaacagcgctcttactccatagtgacaccctgtgtcccatcactaattaattagtaactcgctaattatacgacataattcatccaaaatcaataggcttatggtccgacatatgatgaatgcacatgcaaaatctggagcagattcaatttcgcgtgcatctaacagacagacatacatacagacagacaaatacatGTTATTACTTTTTGTTTGATAATTATAGCTGCAGGTCCTAAGGTTATGTTATGTTCTTGTTCTCCTTCATCGTTTAATCAAAGATTTTGGGCGCCTactgtatatatttcaattcctcTAGCATAAACGAACGCGAAATAGATAATATCAATAGACACAAAGGTCTCCAAACTGTGACAGCTAGGTCAATCATATAGCCAGTAATAAATATGGTTCAAAATTTTATGTCAAAAGGCTTAAATTGTACTTACCGAATATTCTGATTGCTGTGAACATCCTCTTGGAACGCTATAGGAAGGAGACACGCACGTGTTTACAACACCAGTGATAGGTAATAGTGAAAAAACGATTTCAAACAGAAATATAATGCCAATGACATACAACACCTGTATACGAAAAAGGTGTTTAGAAAGGAgtgaaaaatgagaaaaaaaaacttttgctccaaaagaatatttttaaatttgaaatgattctATTCAAGCTaactataatattttttgaaacaacAGTCCGAACCAGAACCCAATAATATATACGCCACGTTGACCGCTTATTttttagagaaaaaaaaaacatagaagGAAATTTAGTAATGGCTAAAGTCTAAATCTAAAAGAAATTTGTTTATCTCTTTCAACTATTTAGTTAAATGTTGAACCACCAATTAataatgcaaaataaatatatatattgaaattagaAACCTGATATGCCCGTTTTCCCACTTCGGCATTGTAGCGAAAAGCGAATTTGAGTGCTATGATTCGATCTATCGCAATCAACATTATTAAAGACAGAACCAATAGTGTAATAAATAcgaaattaaatatttgcaaACGAAGCAGAGATTCCTGAAAAAATGAACAAGTCGAATTAGGACGAAACGATTTGCATGCTAGAAATATTTCTATCATAAAACAGATGAAAATTAGTTAAGGTTAACCGAAACCGTAATGCCGAATTATAATATAACGGAATACCGcaaaaaaactatatatatatatatatgcgcttaaaaaaacttcaaacctgcatttccaggTTTGTAGCATAACGATTTATTGTTATTGTAGAAGTTATAACAATGCCAATTATATCAACAGATAGGAGTACAATTACAATAATGTGTATTACACCGAATTTTTTGGCTTCTTCTTTTATACCGTGAAAGTTTCCAGTCCGCACAGCTAAAAACATGAATTGTCATCAcgtttactttatttaattgcaggtattaatatatatttttatgt from the Styela clava chromosome 5, kaStyClav1.hap1.2, whole genome shotgun sequence genome contains:
- the LOC120344364 gene encoding prostaglandin E2 receptor EP3 subtype-like isoform X2, whose product is MRNDFQVSIILPCVSLTLGLIGNILAIASLLYRRFRPLRLIVYQSIRRATSQQPTAVRTGNFHGIKEEAKKFGVIHIIVIVLLSVDIIGIVITSTITINRYATNLEMQESLLRLQIFNFVFITLLVLSLIMLIAIDRIIALKFAFRYNAEVGKRAYQVLYVIGIIFLFEIVFSLLPITGVVNTCVSPSYSVPRGCSQQSEYSVYLIFFVILGLILVSVTLVCNVLSLIEISRNLKKKIRMVSNYCEQGWRMTEVQKFVQILLVTISCFSCWLPLLIRILKNQVKVDTNYSQDIIAIQLTNVNLIVNPWLYWLLRESNLKRFVDFLK
- the LOC120344364 gene encoding prostaglandin E2 receptor EP3 subtype-like isoform X1, whose translation is MIYMELNNKIGSMENNITTTILMTASYTFSEFDEKVSIILPCVSLTLGLIGNILAIASLLYRRFRPLRLIVYQSIRRATSQQPTAVRTGNFHGIKEEAKKFGVIHIIVIVLLSVDIIGIVITSTITINRYATNLEMQESLLRLQIFNFVFITLLVLSLIMLIAIDRIIALKFAFRYNAEVGKRAYQVLYVIGIIFLFEIVFSLLPITGVVNTCVSPSYSVPRGCSQQSEYSVYLIFFVILGLILVSVTLVCNVLSLIEISRNLKKKIRMVSNYCEQGWRMTEVQKFVQILLVTISCFSCWLPLLIRILKNQVKVDTNYSQDIIAIQLTNVNLIVNPWLYWLLRESNLKRFVDFLK